The following coding sequences lie in one Flavobacterium cyclinae genomic window:
- the eptA gene encoding phosphoethanolamine--lipid A transferase EptA, with protein MFTLKNNFKILPFVLIISSLNFLFFHIPFFNFVFENINYKSISGVFVITSLVILMIVLNAFVFFLFLFLSQRVGKILLVLFFLMNAIAVYFVTTYGIIVDESMIGNVLNTNYEESSSYFSYKMILYLIFLGVIPSYFIIKSKIERVSFKRFSILSSLTLLFALVLVFVNASNWLWIDKNSKRLGGLAMPWSYVVNTSLFYIHQHKKNEKEILLPDAKIKDNEKAVVILVIGESARRQNFSLYGYSKNTNPMLSKTQNLFHFNATSSATYTTAGVKSILDHKETDDLYEILPNYLYRNDVEVIWRTSNWGEPPVHIKNYQDRAYLHTNCKEDYCNYDEVLLHGLKDQILASKKNKILIVLHTSTSHGPSYNKKYPPQFEQFKPVCESVELSNCSQAELINAYDNTIVYTDYILHKTIEELKGLNSFKSTMLFVSDHGESLGEKNLYMHGIPMSIAPKEQYEIPFIVWISDSSNKKVKSLNNLSQYHVFHSVLNFLNIESPIYNEEMNIFQE; from the coding sequence ATGTTTACATTAAAAAATAACTTCAAGATTCTACCTTTTGTTTTAATAATCAGTAGTCTTAACTTCTTATTTTTTCATATTCCTTTTTTTAATTTCGTATTTGAAAACATCAATTATAAGTCCATTAGCGGAGTTTTTGTAATCACGAGTTTAGTAATACTCATGATTGTATTAAACGCATTCGTGTTTTTTTTATTCTTGTTTTTATCGCAACGTGTTGGAAAGATTTTATTGGTATTGTTCTTTTTAATGAATGCTATTGCGGTTTATTTTGTAACTACTTATGGAATAATAGTAGATGAAAGTATGATAGGTAATGTGTTGAATACCAATTATGAAGAGTCAAGTAGCTATTTTTCATATAAGATGATATTATATCTTATTTTTTTAGGGGTTATACCTAGTTATTTTATTATAAAAAGTAAAATTGAACGTGTTTCTTTTAAACGTTTCTCGATATTATCATCTCTTACATTATTGTTTGCGCTTGTTCTAGTTTTTGTTAATGCAAGTAATTGGCTTTGGATTGATAAAAATTCAAAAAGATTAGGAGGTTTAGCTATGCCTTGGTCGTATGTAGTAAATACATCCCTTTTTTATATTCACCAACATAAAAAAAATGAAAAAGAAATTTTACTACCAGATGCAAAAATTAAGGATAATGAAAAAGCTGTAGTGATTTTAGTCATAGGTGAATCGGCTAGGAGACAAAATTTTTCGTTATACGGATATTCTAAAAATACGAATCCGATGTTGTCAAAAACTCAGAATTTATTCCACTTTAATGCTACTTCTAGTGCCACATATACAACAGCTGGAGTAAAGAGTATTTTAGATCACAAAGAAACAGATGATTTATATGAGATATTACCAAATTATTTATACCGTAATGATGTAGAGGTAATTTGGCGAACTTCAAACTGGGGAGAACCACCTGTTCACATTAAAAACTATCAAGATAGAGCTTATCTTCATACCAATTGTAAAGAAGATTACTGTAATTATGATGAGGTTCTTTTACACGGTTTAAAAGATCAAATTTTGGCAAGTAAAAAGAATAAAATTTTAATTGTTTTGCATACAAGTACAAGTCATGGACCAAGTTATAATAAAAAATATCCTCCACAATTTGAACAATTTAAGCCTGTTTGTGAAAGTGTAGAATTATCGAATTGCTCTCAAGCTGAACTTATAAATGCATATGACAATACCATTGTTTACACCGATTATATTTTACACAAGACTATTGAAGAATTAAAAGGACTTAATTCGTTTAAAAGCACTATGCTTTTTGTATCTGATCATGGAGAATCTCTAGGTGAAAAAAACTTATATATGCATGGTATTCCAATGAGTATTGCACCTAAAGAACAATATGAAATTCCTTTTATTGTTTGGATTTCTGATTCCAGTAACAAAAAAGTGAAGTCATTAAATAATTTATCTCAATACCACGTATTCCATAGTGTATTGAATTTTTTAAATATCGAAAGTCCTATTTATAATGAGGAAATGAATATTTTTCAGGAATAA
- a CDS encoding phosphatase PAP2 family protein, which yields MILSIVLFLLVNDAFSVQGYVNIQKDWFYALNQYFGQYSKTAFNFTQLGDASIFLSFIILLVIYAPKVWESLISGLLVSAILCKSLKDLFMVPRPAEILDQDSFTIIGRTLHGFSSLPSGHTITIFTILIIVMFAFMPKKIGYKLGWIFLMLSLGYLIGLSRVAVGAHFPLDVLIGSIVGFISALLGIFISRRYKIWNWICLKKFAPVFIIAIAACCVSISIKLYNEKIIVFYLALISLFVALYKFIYVYIKK from the coding sequence ATGATACTATCTATCGTTCTATTTCTTTTGGTAAATGATGCTTTCAGTGTTCAAGGGTATGTGAATATTCAAAAGGATTGGTTTTATGCATTGAATCAATATTTTGGTCAGTATTCTAAAACAGCATTTAATTTTACCCAATTAGGAGATGCGTCTATATTTCTTTCGTTTATTATTCTATTGGTAATTTACGCACCTAAAGTGTGGGAATCATTAATTTCTGGACTTTTGGTTTCTGCTATCTTATGTAAATCTTTGAAAGATTTATTTATGGTTCCAAGGCCTGCAGAAATTTTAGATCAAGATAGCTTTACAATTATCGGTCGTACATTGCATGGTTTTAGTAGTTTGCCATCAGGACATACAATAACAATCTTTACCATTTTAATAATCGTTATGTTTGCCTTTATGCCAAAGAAAATCGGTTATAAATTAGGTTGGATTTTTCTTATGTTGTCTTTGGGATATCTTATTGGATTGTCTAGAGTAGCGGTAGGTGCTCATTTCCCACTTGATGTACTAATTGGAAGTATTGTTGGTTTTATATCGGCATTGCTTGGAATTTTTATTAGTAGAAGATATAAAATTTGGAACTGGATTTGTTTAAAGAAATTTGCTCCAGTATTTATTATTGCTATAGCAGCTTGTTGTGTTTCAATTTCGATAAAATTATATAATGAGAAAATTATAGTGTTTTATTTAGCATTAATTAGTTTATTTGTAGCTCTTTATAAATTCATTTATGTTTACATTAAAAAATAA
- a CDS encoding serine hydrolase domain-containing protein, whose protein sequence is MKNSFRFGFRLLGIILVSHLLLSCQLGRFVFYNFADIKDHKKFKSRPLIAPTQSDTFSVATTGKFPKTLNAIPFDQYLEDNKTVAFLIIKNDTIQYEKYFKGYEETSIVPSFSMAKSVVSILIGCAIDDGLIDSVDEPIIKYLPELNNKGFEKVKIKHLLQMTSGIKFNESYFNPFGDAASFYYGLNLRKLISKMKMQSEPGKKFEYSSGDSQLLGLILERSLKGTTVTSYLQEKLWTPLGMEFDASWSIDRKNNGLEKTFCCINARARDYAKLGKLYKNKGKWNGKQIVSEKWITQSTQKDTTEGSVSYYQYQWWLPTPNEDFMAQGILGQYIYVHPTKDLIIVRLGKKNGNADWWSIFTSLAKYY, encoded by the coding sequence ATGAAAAACTCATTTCGTTTTGGATTTAGATTATTGGGAATTATTCTTGTTAGTCATTTATTATTATCTTGTCAGTTAGGCCGATTTGTATTTTATAATTTTGCGGATATTAAGGATCATAAAAAATTTAAATCTCGTCCACTTATTGCCCCAACACAATCAGATACTTTTTCAGTTGCTACAACTGGTAAATTTCCAAAAACTCTTAATGCTATACCGTTTGACCAATATCTTGAAGATAATAAAACAGTTGCTTTTTTAATCATAAAAAATGATACAATTCAATATGAAAAGTATTTTAAAGGTTATGAAGAAACTAGTATTGTTCCTTCGTTTTCAATGGCAAAATCAGTCGTGTCGATCTTAATTGGATGTGCCATTGATGATGGGTTGATTGATTCTGTTGATGAACCAATCATTAAGTATCTCCCCGAATTAAATAACAAAGGTTTTGAAAAAGTAAAAATAAAACATCTTTTACAGATGACTTCAGGAATAAAATTTAATGAGAGTTATTTTAATCCTTTTGGTGATGCCGCTTCTTTTTATTATGGATTAAATCTTAGAAAGTTAATAAGTAAAATGAAAATGCAATCTGAACCAGGTAAAAAGTTTGAGTACAGTAGTGGTGATTCACAACTTTTAGGTTTGATTTTAGAGCGTTCACTAAAAGGAACAACTGTTACTTCTTATTTACAAGAGAAATTATGGACACCTTTAGGAATGGAGTTTGATGCTTCTTGGAGTATTGATAGAAAAAATAATGGATTAGAAAAAACATTTTGTTGTATTAATGCAAGAGCTAGAGACTATGCTAAATTAGGGAAACTTTATAAAAACAAAGGAAAATGGAATGGTAAACAAATTGTATCAGAAAAATGGATTACACAATCTACCCAAAAAGATACAACTGAAGGAAGCGTAAGTTATTACCAATACCAATGGTGGTTACCAACACCAAACGAGGATTTTATGGCTCAAGGAATTTTAGGTCAATATATTTATGTTCATCCTACTAAAGACCTAATTATTGTAAGATTAGGTAAGAAAAATGGAAATGCAGATTGGTGGAGTATTTTTACTTCTCTAGCTAAATATTATTAA
- a CDS encoding DUF4328 domain-containing protein, giving the protein MTEAQILVCQTCLNRKKGDFEPEAICNIRGHRLEPDETCTHYMNDTSVITDKAQQKIAIRPNAQRAKNAMIMIMIVMVLDVISGYSSYLQLGLLNDLNEGFYVPEEVLTTNDLREQIIGIIYLIAMIISAVFFIQWFRRAYYNLQVRTGTCAHSDGWAAGGWFVPIISLFRPVQIMNELDSKTSKLIGKATGNVIPTNGIVIGFWWTLWIISNYLGNYVFKMAFKEETVENYINLTTGEMVNSILGIPLAILAYFVIKNYAQKETELEQIEARSTVTE; this is encoded by the coding sequence ATGACTGAAGCACAAATTTTAGTTTGTCAAACATGTTTGAATCGTAAAAAAGGGGATTTTGAACCAGAAGCAATTTGTAATATTAGAGGCCATCGATTGGAACCAGATGAAACTTGTACCCATTATATGAATGATACTTCAGTAATTACAGATAAAGCCCAACAAAAAATAGCAATCAGACCAAATGCTCAACGAGCTAAAAATGCAATGATAATGATTATGATTGTTATGGTTTTAGATGTTATTTCTGGGTATTCTTCTTATTTACAATTGGGTTTATTAAATGATTTAAATGAAGGTTTTTATGTGCCTGAAGAAGTGTTAACAACAAATGATCTTAGAGAGCAGATTATCGGAATTATTTATTTGATTGCAATGATAATTAGTGCTGTATTTTTTATTCAATGGTTTAGAAGAGCCTATTATAATTTACAAGTTCGAACAGGGACTTGTGCTCATAGTGATGGTTGGGCTGCTGGAGGTTGGTTTGTTCCAATAATTTCATTATTTAGACCAGTACAAATAATGAATGAATTGGACAGTAAAACAAGTAAATTAATTGGCAAAGCAACTGGAAATGTAATTCCCACGAATGGTATTGTAATTGGTTTTTGGTGGACGCTTTGGATTATTTCTAATTATTTAGGAAATTATGTTTTTAAAATGGCTTTTAAAGAGGAAACGGTTGAGAATTATATTAATTTAACTACAGGAGAAATGGTAAATTCAATTTTAGGAATTCCGTTAGCTATTTTGGCATATTTCGTTATTAAGAATTATGCTCAAAAAGAAACTGAATTAGAACAAATTGAAGCTCGTTCTACTGTCACTGAATAA
- a CDS encoding DUF6642 family protein, producing the protein MHSNTKLFCLETVSDVISQTNSSTILPSLEKLAIQYNITNIYQTCDSIEGLEESLSTLLYEDRYFKDYEILYFVFQGSNNNIIIDNYLYSLEEIAEFFEGKLINKRIHFANTFQLNLDTETAQYFLDVTGAISVSGYSNTAPILSTIIDNLFFALCYEYDDVHDIVEVLLEKHYTLAKGMGFTLYH; encoded by the coding sequence ATGCATTCTAACACCAAACTATTTTGTTTAGAAACCGTTTCTGATGTTATTTCTCAAACTAACAGCAGTACTATTTTACCTTCTTTAGAAAAATTAGCCATTCAATACAACATAACTAATATATACCAAACGTGTGATAGTATTGAAGGATTAGAAGAAAGTTTATCTACACTACTTTATGAAGATCGATACTTTAAAGATTATGAAATCTTATATTTTGTATTTCAAGGAAGTAACAATAATATTATCATTGACAATTATTTATATAGTTTAGAAGAAATTGCCGAATTCTTTGAAGGTAAACTAATTAATAAACGAATTCATTTTGCTAATACCTTTCAACTAAACTTAGATACCGAAACTGCTCAGTATTTTTTAGATGTTACAGGTGCCATTTCCGTATCTGGTTATAGTAACACAGCGCCAATACTTAGCACTATTATAGATAATTTATTCTTTGCTTTATGTTATGAATATGACGATGTTCATGATATAGTTGAAGTATTATTAGAAAAGCATTATACCTTAGCAAAAGGAATGGGATTTACTTTGTATCATTAG
- a CDS encoding M48 family metalloprotease gives MDIQISPEFKKQTSKAIIAIVLFILVYLLLIVLGFLITIACIAGGITIIVARPMFITLALGIGLASLGVMIIIFLFKFLFKRNKTDLSKFTEVKRSQEPKLFAFIDEIVAETNTNFPKKVFLSTEVNASVFYDSNFWSMFLPIKKNLHIGMGLVNSVTHDELKAILAHEFGHFSQRTMKVGSFVYNVNQIIYNMLYDNDSYGNLIQKWANISGYFSIFVAAAVKIIQGIQWILQKMYGIVNKNYMALSREMEFHADEVAANVTGYLPLKTSLLRMDLADKSYNSVLEFYESKYNEGWISENIFKEHSFIMNFYAKKQGISIIDQLPEVKPENTNFFNTSKLVIKNQWASHPEMDERIAALEKIGIVKTNPNIEPASNIFVNAIDTEEKLTQKLFGNVNYTSESITINFEKFKEQFEADYIKESFDEVFKGYYNQHSPTNFSMVNTTTSTDSFDNLFNDEVANIPRELANAQQDIMILQGIKEGNYDINTFDYEGVKYSKNEVTKAIQKIEEEIKKLQEKLKLHDQNIYDYFHTIASQKNKKLEFESVTKKYLSFDKNFDENFELHSKISNALEFISKETPYEIIREHFETFRPLEKRLKEELNKLINLSVYQNESNPELLKEIESFTNEYLSYFVGKEYKDDQLQILFKMIHSFQFLNQRIFFLHKKEWLDYQLQLLA, from the coding sequence ATGGACATTCAAATTTCGCCTGAATTTAAAAAACAAACAAGTAAAGCTATAATAGCAATTGTACTTTTTATATTAGTTTATTTGCTATTAATAGTATTAGGTTTTTTAATCACAATTGCTTGTATTGCCGGTGGTATAACAATAATTGTAGCAAGACCCATGTTTATTACTCTAGCATTAGGAATTGGTTTAGCGAGCTTGGGTGTCATGATTATCATATTTTTATTCAAATTTCTTTTCAAAAGAAACAAAACAGATTTATCTAAATTTACCGAAGTAAAACGTTCTCAAGAACCCAAATTATTTGCATTTATTGATGAAATTGTTGCAGAAACAAATACCAATTTTCCAAAAAAAGTATTTCTTTCTACAGAAGTAAATGCCAGTGTGTTCTATGATTCTAATTTTTGGAGTATGTTCTTGCCTATAAAAAAGAACTTACATATAGGAATGGGATTAGTAAATAGTGTAACACATGATGAACTAAAAGCCATTTTAGCTCATGAATTTGGACATTTTTCGCAAAGAACAATGAAAGTTGGCAGTTTTGTTTACAATGTAAATCAAATTATTTACAACATGCTGTATGACAATGATTCTTATGGAAATTTAATCCAAAAATGGGCCAATATAAGTGGTTACTTTTCCATATTTGTAGCAGCTGCAGTAAAAATCATACAAGGAATTCAGTGGATACTTCAAAAAATGTATGGCATAGTAAATAAAAACTACATGGCATTATCTAGAGAAATGGAATTTCATGCCGATGAAGTTGCAGCAAATGTAACTGGTTATTTGCCATTAAAAACTTCATTATTACGTATGGATTTAGCCGATAAAAGTTATAATAGTGTTTTAGAATTTTATGAAAGTAAATACAATGAGGGTTGGATTAGTGAAAACATATTTAAAGAACACTCTTTCATTATGAACTTTTACGCTAAAAAACAAGGTATTTCAATTATAGATCAATTACCAGAAGTTAAACCTGAAAATACTAACTTTTTCAATACCTCAAAACTGGTAATTAAAAACCAATGGGCATCGCATCCTGAAATGGATGAACGTATTGCAGCACTAGAAAAAATTGGAATTGTAAAAACTAATCCAAATATTGAACCAGCAAGTAACATATTTGTTAATGCAATTGATACGGAAGAAAAATTAACTCAAAAATTATTTGGTAATGTAAATTACACATCAGAAAGTATTACTATAAACTTTGAAAAATTTAAAGAACAATTTGAAGCAGATTATATAAAAGAAAGTTTTGATGAAGTCTTTAAAGGATACTACAACCAACATAGTCCAACAAATTTTTCAATGGTAAATACTACTACATCAACGGATTCATTTGATAATTTATTTAACGATGAAGTAGCTAATATTCCAAGAGAATTAGCAAATGCACAACAAGATATAATGATACTTCAAGGCATTAAAGAAGGCAATTACGATATTAATACTTTTGATTATGAAGGAGTAAAATATAGTAAAAATGAAGTTACTAAGGCTATTCAAAAAATAGAAGAAGAAATAAAAAAACTCCAAGAAAAACTAAAACTTCATGATCAAAATATTTATGATTATTTTCATACAATAGCCTCTCAAAAAAACAAAAAACTTGAATTTGAGTCAGTTACCAAAAAATATCTGAGTTTTGACAAAAATTTTGATGAAAATTTTGAATTACACAGCAAAATATCAAATGCATTAGAATTCATTAGTAAAGAAACACCTTATGAAATAATAAGAGAACATTTTGAAACATTTCGTCCTTTAGAAAAAAGATTAAAAGAGGAACTCAATAAACTTATAAATTTAAGTGTTTATCAAAACGAATCAAATCCTGAATTATTGAAAGAAATCGAATCCTTTACAAATGAATATTTAAGCTATTTTGTGGGGAAAGAATACAAAGATGATCAATTACAAATTTTGTTTAAAATGATTCATTCTTTTCAATTTTTGAACCAAAGAATTTTCTTTTTACACAAAAAAGAATGGCTTGATTATCAATTACAATTATTAGCTTAA